A stretch of Dasypus novemcinctus isolate mDasNov1 chromosome 14, mDasNov1.1.hap2, whole genome shotgun sequence DNA encodes these proteins:
- the LOC101411160 gene encoding olfactory receptor 13A1-like codes for MATNNHTTVVEFVLEGISENPRLQGVFSAGFLLLYLMAFAGNFLILVAICLNPALHTPMYFFLTNLAILDIICTSTVLPKLLENLMGKGSTISYGGCMTQLFFLTWILGSELLLLTVMAYDRYVAICQPLHYHSLMSKSLCALMTVSVWTVAGVDASVHTGLMVQLTFCSPNQIHHIVCEIPTLLLLACGSTNLNNIMIVTAVIFFGVVNFLFTMVSYAFIILSILHIRSAQGKHRAFSTCSSHLLVVCMYYSTVIYTYILPGFGTSVENGKLVSILYMAVSPTLNPLIYTLRNKDVKGALRRLFPIFGE; via the coding sequence ATGGCAACAAATAACCACACAACTGTGGTAGAGTTTGTCCTTGAGGGCATTTCTGAAAATCCCCGCCTCCAGGGTGTCTTCTCTGCTGGTTTCCTCCTCCTTTATCTGATGGCTTTTGCAGGGAACTTCCTTATCCTCGTGGCCATCTGCCTGAATCCAGCCCTCCACACCCCAATGTACTTCTTTCTCACAAATCTGGCCATCTTAGACATCATCTGCACATCCACAGTTCTCCCCAAGTTGCTGGAGAACCTCATGGGTAAGGGCAGTACCATCTCTTATGGGGGTTGCATGACCCAGCTATTCTTCTTGACATGGATTCTTGGGTCTGAGCTACTATTGCTCACagtcatggcctatgaccgctatgtggccatctgccagccctTGCACTATCATTCATTGATGAGCAAGTCCCTCTGTGCCTTAATGACAGTCAGTGTGTGGACAGTTGCTGGGGTGGATGCCTCTGTGCACACTGGACTAATGGTACAGCTAACTTTCTGCAGCCCCAATCAGATACATCACATTGTGTGTGAAATTCCCACACTGCTCCTGCTTGCCTGTGGCTCTACAAACCTGAACAACATCATGATTGTCACTGCAGTCATTTTTTTTGGAGTGGTCAACTTTCTGTTCACCATGGTGTCCTACGCTTTCATCATCCTCAGCATCCTGCACATCCGCTCAGCCCAGGGCAAGCACCGGGCTTTCTCCACTTGCTCTTCCCACCTCCTGGTGGTCTGTATGTACTACTCCACTGTCATCTACACCTACATACTCCCTGGTTTTGGGACCTCTGTGGAAAATGGCAAACTGGTCTCCATTCTATACATGGCTGTCAGCCCCACCCTGAACCCACTTATCTATACTCTGAGGAACAAAGATGTAAAAGGGGCACTCAGGAGGCTGTTTCCCATATTTGGTGAATGA